The Pseudomonas sp. G2-4 genome window below encodes:
- a CDS encoding DUF3298 domain-containing protein has protein sequence MSLFKTASVAAIALTLGACQSLFQPNYRTPLETTRDASEQLQPGCASANCPLVNIDTLRFPAEPTLDGIVEKRLLELTRTTPGTPAAPTLAAYREQFLRSAAPGNSSYLQAKVREQHDGLVIIELSSYLDTGGAHGTPGRGFINYSRPQHKVLTLSDMLLPGQEEAFWKAAQVAHNSWLISTKLDQEPEFLKQWSFQKTPNVALTYGGVILKYEVSTIAPYALGHIELKITYPRLNGILKPELFPGRS, from the coding sequence ATGTCGCTTTTCAAAACTGCCTCCGTGGCCGCCATTGCCCTGACCCTGGGCGCTTGCCAAAGCCTGTTCCAACCCAACTACCGCACACCGCTGGAAACCACCCGCGATGCCTCGGAGCAATTGCAACCCGGCTGCGCCAGCGCCAACTGCCCCTTGGTGAACATCGATACCCTGCGTTTTCCCGCCGAGCCGACCCTGGACGGCATTGTCGAAAAACGCCTGCTGGAACTGACCCGCACCACCCCGGGGACTCCAGCGGCGCCGACGCTGGCGGCCTATCGCGAGCAGTTTTTGCGCAGCGCCGCCCCGGGCAACAGCAGTTACTTGCAAGCCAAGGTACGTGAGCAGCATGACGGCTTGGTGATCATCGAATTGTCCAGCTACCTGGACACCGGTGGTGCCCACGGCACGCCGGGACGCGGTTTCATCAACTATTCGCGTCCGCAGCACAAAGTCCTGACGCTGTCGGACATGCTGCTGCCAGGCCAGGAAGAGGCCTTCTGGAAAGCCGCGCAGGTTGCCCACAACAGCTGGCTGATCAGCACCAAACTGGATCAGGAACCCGAGTTTCTGAAACAGTGGTCGTTCCAGAAAACCCCGAACGTGGCGCTGACCTACGGCGGGGTGATCCTCAAGTACGAAGTGAGCACCATCGCGCCGTACGCCTTGGGCCACATCGAACTGAAGATCACTTACCCACGCCTCAACGGCATTCTCAAGCCCGAGCTGTTCCCCGGCCGTAGCTGA
- a CDS encoding NUDIX domain-containing protein: MTDFANATPSTVDIVKRESCFQGFYKLDRVHLRHELFAGGMSREISRELFVRHDAVCVLPYDPQRDEVVLIEQFRVGAMGKAANPWLVELVAGLIDKDEQPEEVAHREAQEEAGLVFAALWPMTKYFPSPGGSDEFVHLYLGRCDSTGAGGLHGLVEEAEDIRVKVWAFEDALQAVRDGRICNAASIIALQWLALNRDEVRGLWS, translated from the coding sequence ATGACCGACTTCGCCAACGCCACACCGAGTACCGTGGACATCGTCAAGCGCGAGAGCTGCTTCCAGGGTTTCTACAAACTCGACCGCGTCCACTTGCGCCACGAATTGTTCGCCGGTGGCATGAGTCGTGAAATCAGTCGTGAACTGTTCGTGCGCCATGACGCGGTGTGCGTCCTGCCCTACGACCCGCAGCGCGATGAAGTGGTGCTGATCGAGCAGTTTCGCGTCGGCGCCATGGGCAAGGCCGCCAACCCTTGGCTGGTGGAATTGGTGGCCGGCCTGATTGACAAGGACGAGCAGCCGGAAGAAGTTGCTCATCGCGAAGCGCAGGAGGAAGCTGGGCTTGTCTTCGCCGCCCTTTGGCCGATGACCAAGTATTTTCCATCGCCGGGCGGCAGTGATGAATTCGTACATTTATACCTGGGGCGTTGCGACAGCACGGGGGCTGGAGGCCTGCATGGTCTTGTGGAGGAAGCGGAAGACATTCGAGTGAAAGTCTGGGCTTTCGAAGATGCCTTGCAAGCTGTGCGCGACGGACGTATCTGCAACGCGGCCAGCATTATTGCCTTGCAGTGGCTGGCCTTGAACCGCGATGAAGTGAGGGGGCTATGGTCCTGA
- a CDS encoding DUF1249 domain-containing protein, translating to MVLNKLRDRYRVDLVGLQAACEANYARLMRLLPDMRNDPAPRRIAVTHGDQMLGVLALEVLQTCPYTTTLQVRQEHSLPWLPVPQLEVQVYHDACMAEVVSAEHARRFRGIYPYPNASMHQPDEKAQLNLFLGEWLSHCLALGHEFEVVR from the coding sequence ATGGTCCTGAACAAGCTGCGCGATCGCTATCGTGTCGATCTGGTGGGGTTGCAGGCTGCCTGCGAGGCCAACTATGCCCGCCTGATGCGCTTGTTACCGGACATGCGCAACGACCCGGCACCCCGGCGCATTGCCGTGACCCACGGCGACCAGATGCTCGGCGTGCTGGCCCTCGAAGTGCTGCAAACCTGCCCGTACACCACAACATTGCAAGTGCGCCAGGAACACAGCCTGCCCTGGTTGCCGGTGCCGCAGCTGGAGGTTCAGGTCTATCACGATGCGTGTATGGCCGAAGTTGTCAGCGCCGAACATGCACGACGCTTTCGCGGCATCTATCCTTATCCCAATGCGTCAATGCACCAGCCGGATGAAAAAGCCCAGTTGAATCTGTTTCTGGGTGAATGGCTGAGTCATTGCCTGGCGTTGGGTCACGAGTTCGAAGTCGTTCGGTAG
- the cpdA gene encoding 3',5'-cyclic-AMP phosphodiesterase — MPNVSILTTADAALLVQLSDSHLFAEADGSLLGMNTRDSLRAVVDLVLKQQPNIDLMLATGDLSQDGTLESYQAFRQMSGRIDAPTRWIPGNHDEPQVMLEAAVQSTLLEPVVDIGNWRITLLDSAVPGSVPGFLAEEQLILLANALSEAPERHHLVCLHHHPVSIGCGWMEPIGLRNPDALFAVLDRFPQVRAVLWGHVHQEVDRVREGVRLLASPSTCIQFEPGSEDFAVGSQAPGYRWLRLWPDGRLETGVERVVGFAFTPDYESDGY, encoded by the coding sequence TTGCCGAACGTATCTATCCTGACCACCGCTGATGCTGCGTTGCTGGTCCAACTGTCCGACAGTCACCTGTTTGCCGAGGCCGACGGTTCGTTGCTGGGCATGAATACCCGTGACAGCTTGCGGGCGGTTGTTGACCTGGTGCTCAAGCAGCAGCCGAACATCGACCTGATGCTTGCCACCGGGGATTTGTCCCAGGACGGAACGTTGGAGTCTTATCAGGCGTTTCGGCAGATGAGTGGGCGAATCGATGCGCCGACGCGTTGGATTCCGGGCAACCATGATGAGCCGCAGGTCATGCTTGAGGCGGCGGTCCAGAGCACGCTGCTCGAGCCGGTGGTGGACATTGGCAACTGGCGTATCACGCTTCTGGACTCTGCCGTGCCGGGCTCGGTGCCGGGGTTTTTGGCTGAGGAACAATTGATTCTGTTGGCCAATGCCTTGAGTGAGGCGCCGGAGCGTCATCATCTTGTTTGTCTGCATCATCATCCGGTGTCGATTGGGTGTGGGTGGATGGAGCCTATTGGGCTGCGTAATCCGGATGCGCTGTTTGCGGTGCTGGATCGGTTTCCCCAGGTGCGCGCTGTTCTGTGGGGGCATGTGCATCAGGAGGTTGATCGGGTCCGTGAGGGGGTTCGGTTGTTGGCTTCGCCTTCGACTTGTATTCAGTTCGAGCCTGGGAGTGAGGATTTTGCGGTGGGCTCACAGGCGCCGGGGTATCGGTGGTTGCGGCTTTGGCCGGATGGGCGGTTGGAGACTGGGGTTGAGCGGGTGGTTGGGTTTGCGTTTACCCCGGACTATGAGTCCGACGGTTACTGA
- a CDS encoding fructose-bisphosphate aldolase, with translation MTSNQSSNSFTPLTPIATTHPVLFIDKTAPLTELHACASERLHATLDYLTLMACTTLRDSAETDINTIANIARIMVQDVADVFGVIEQRGLEGQ, from the coding sequence ATGACGTCGAATCAATCGTCCAACAGCTTCACCCCGCTAACCCCAATCGCCACCACCCACCCCGTCCTGTTCATCGATAAAACCGCCCCATTGACCGAACTCCACGCCTGCGCCAGTGAACGCCTGCACGCCACCCTCGACTACCTGACACTCATGGCCTGCACCACACTGCGCGATTCAGCCGAGACCGACATCAATACCATCGCCAACATCGCCCGGATCATGGTCCAGGATGTGGCGGATGTTTTTGGGGTGATTGAACAGCGCGGGCTTGAAGGGCAATAA
- a CDS encoding polysaccharide lyase family 7 protein — MVDLATWNLSIPEGSPPKTIETPRLVDGFRDKYFNSEGSTVYFWSPVTGTKTENAVYPRSELRETYKDGTLRNWLYPDADNKLSATLVVNQVPSSGKIVIGQIHAKDSSKPMVKLEYQYKDDGKTGNIVAKVRMRPDDDEGRVVTVATGVKLSQSFSYRLHLDRTGDLGITAAGRSWYTTVSSKWKVKPLYFKAGVYVQDNSGYTSEGGKVTFSKLDIDHNT; from the coding sequence ATGGTCGATCTTGCAACCTGGAACTTGAGCATCCCCGAGGGCAGTCCACCGAAAACCATCGAAACCCCTCGGTTGGTGGATGGGTTCAGGGATAAGTACTTCAACTCCGAAGGCAGTACGGTGTATTTCTGGTCGCCTGTCACCGGCACCAAGACTGAAAACGCGGTCTACCCGCGCAGTGAATTGCGAGAGACCTACAAAGACGGCACGTTGCGTAATTGGCTGTATCCCGATGCCGACAATAAATTGAGCGCGACCCTGGTCGTCAACCAAGTGCCCAGTAGCGGCAAGATCGTGATCGGTCAGATTCATGCCAAGGACAGCAGCAAACCCATGGTGAAACTGGAGTACCAGTACAAGGACGACGGCAAGACCGGCAACATCGTTGCCAAGGTCCGCATGCGCCCCGATGACGATGAGGGTCGGGTTGTTACCGTCGCCACCGGCGTGAAGCTTTCTCAGTCCTTCAGTTACCGGCTCCACCTGGATCGTACCGGCGACTTGGGCATTACTGCGGCGGGTCGTAGCTGGTACACCACCGTCAGCTCCAAATGGAAGGTCAAACCGTTGTATTTCAAGGCTGGGGTCTACGTGCAGGACAACAGTGGCTATACCAGCGAAGGTGGGAAAGTGACGTTCAGTAAGTTGGATATCGATCACAACACTTAA
- a CDS encoding polysaccharide lyase family 7 protein, with the protein MIDLATWNLSIPEGSPPTTIETSQLVQGFQDEYFHANTGTVFFWAPVTGATTANAIYPRSELRETYSNGAQRNWLYSAADNKLSATLTVNQVPSTGKIVIGQIHAKDSTSPMVKLEYQYKTKTSTGNIVAKVRIRPDDEAGQVITIATGIKLNQSFSYLIHLSPAGALTINGAGYQWSTTISTTWSDKPLYFKAGVYVQDNTGYVSEGGKVTFSLLDIDHNL; encoded by the coding sequence ATGATTGATCTAGCAACCTGGAACTTGAGCATCCCCGAAGGCAGCCCACCGACGACCATCGAAACTTCCCAACTGGTGCAAGGGTTCCAAGACGAGTATTTCCATGCCAACACCGGCACAGTGTTCTTCTGGGCACCGGTCACCGGCGCCACGACCGCCAATGCGATTTACCCGCGCAGCGAACTGCGGGAAACCTATAGCAACGGCGCCCAGCGTAACTGGCTGTACTCGGCGGCAGATAACAAACTGAGCGCGACGCTGACCGTCAACCAGGTGCCGAGCACCGGCAAGATCGTGATCGGCCAGATCCACGCAAAAGACAGCACCAGCCCCATGGTAAAACTGGAATACCAGTACAAGACCAAAACCTCCACAGGCAACATCGTCGCCAAGGTGCGCATCCGCCCCGACGACGAAGCAGGCCAGGTCATTACCATCGCCACGGGTATAAAGCTGAATCAGTCGTTCTCGTACCTGATTCACCTGAGCCCGGCCGGTGCGCTGACCATCAATGGTGCCGGTTACCAGTGGAGCACCACCATCAGCACCACCTGGAGCGACAAGCCGCTCTATTTCAAGGCGGGTGTATATGTGCAGGACAACACCGGCTACGTCAGCGAAGGCGGGAAAGTGACGTTCAGCTTGCTGGATATTGACCACAACCTCTAA